CCTATTAAAAAAAGATATATTTTAAATACATCTTTATTATAAAGGAAGGATTAGATTAAAGTAATATATAAAATACATCTTTAACAAATTAGTCACAAGTTAGGCTTAGCTCAGGATTTGACTTCATATCATTTCCTCAATAATAGAATAAAAACCAAAACAAAAAGGCTCCCATTGCTGGGAGCCCTTATATGCTGTGCTATAAATTATGCTTTGTTAACGTTAGCAGCTTGGTCGCCACGGTTACCTTGAACGATTTCAAATGTAACAGATTGACCTTCTTCTAAAGATTTGAAACCTTCGCCTTGGATCGCTGAGAAGTGAACGAATACGTCGTCTCCGTCTTGGCGCTCGATGAATCCGAAACCTTTTTCTGCGTTAAACCATTTTACTGTACCTTGTAACATGTTGTTACCTCCTAGTGTGCTTGCCACACAATGTATTACTATTCTTGCTCTTAAAAATATCAAGGCGAAAGTTAAATCTTAACTTTGAATCCTTACATACCGAACAAAAATAATTCTACTTAAGAATAACAGTTTCACCCAAAAATAGCAAGGGGAGAACACAAATACACTAAACTGTGTGGAGCTTCGTTGTAGAAGGGGAAATTCCTTTGCGGGTCTGTCCCCTCTCTTTTAATTTAATAAATGTAACATGAATGAAATATTTCAATTATTGTAATTTTGGTGATTGACAAGTGCTTGTCCGCGGTGGTAAGTTTAAAAAGTGGAAATTATATGAAACTAATTCAAATTATGAAGGAAAGGGAGGGTTCGATGATGATTAAATTAATGACAACTGAAACTGTAGTTCGTAAATCCATCAATTTAATAAATATCGTGACCTGTCCTGAAAGAAATTCGGTTATTGTTTACTAATCGAATTATCTATTCCTTTCAACGTATAGACGTATAAGGATTTCTTTGTGGGAAACACAGGTCACCATCAGGGCGTGACGTGTGCTTTTTTTATGGAGAAAAAAGGTGGCATACCGAGGATCGTTCGGTATGCCACCTTTTTGTTTTGAAAAGTTTCTATAATTTTCCAAAAACCGAAACAATGGAAGTCTCAACGCTTCCATATAAACAGGAGGAATACAATATGGGAAATGTTTATGTTCGTTTAATGATGTACAAAGTGGCTTCAGATGGAGGGTAGCAAGAAACTTGAATTCAGCATAGAAGGGAGAGTTTTTCATTATGTTTTCAGTACTAGGAAAATTGGGTTGGTTTTTTAAAGAACATTGGAAGAGATATACAGTAGCAATTGCACTACTTATTTTTGCAGGAATCTT
This window of the Sutcliffiella horikoshii genome carries:
- a CDS encoding cold-shock protein; the encoded protein is MLQGTVKWFNAEKGFGFIERQDGDDVFVHFSAIQGEGFKSLEEGQSVTFEIVQGNRGDQAANVNKA